From one Pseudomonas sp. B21-048 genomic stretch:
- a CDS encoding ANTAR domain-containing response regulator, with product MLRILLINDTAKKVGRLKAALTEAGFEVIDESGLTIDLPARVETVRPDVILIDTESPSRDVMEQVVLVTRDQPRPIVMFTDEHDPGVMRRAIKSGVSAYIVEGIHAQRLQPILDVAMARFESDQALRAQLHARDQQLAERKRIELAKGLLMKMKDCNEEEAYTLMRRQAMSRQQKLIQVAEQIIAMSELLG from the coding sequence ATGTTGCGTATCCTGCTGATCAATGACACTGCGAAAAAAGTCGGGCGTCTGAAGGCGGCTCTGACCGAAGCCGGGTTCGAGGTCATCGACGAGTCCGGCCTGACCATTGACCTGCCCGCGCGCGTCGAAACGGTGCGTCCGGACGTGATCCTGATCGATACCGAGTCACCGAGCCGCGATGTGATGGAGCAAGTGGTGCTGGTGACCCGCGATCAACCACGGCCGATCGTGATGTTCACCGACGAGCACGACCCCGGCGTGATGCGTCGCGCGATCAAGTCCGGCGTCAGTGCCTACATCGTCGAAGGCATTCACGCACAACGCTTGCAGCCGATTCTCGACGTGGCCATGGCGCGCTTTGAAAGCGATCAGGCCCTGCGCGCGCAACTGCATGCCCGCGACCAGCAACTGGCCGAGCGCAAGCGCATCGAGCTGGCCAAGGGGCTGCTGATGAAGATGAAGGACTGCAACGAAGAAGAGGCCTACACCCTGATGCGCCGCCAGGCCATGAGCCGCCAGCAGAAGCTGATACAGGTGGCGGAGCAGATCATTGCCATGAGTGAGTTGTTGGGCTGA
- a CDS encoding CmpA/NrtA family ABC transporter substrate-binding protein produces the protein MNEPSAGPLAWVNGSDAPEKTAINLGFMALSDCASVVVAATQGFAQPYGLTLNLKRQSSWANLRDKLVSGELDAAHSLYGLIYAVHLGIGGVASTDMAVLMGLNQNGQSINLSHSLQALGVTSPEALHLHVHQSRPKLTFAQTFPTGTHAMWLYYWLASQGIHPLQDVDSVVVPPPQMVAHLQAGRIDGFCVGEPWAASAVQQNLGFTMATSQTLWPDHPEKVLGCTRAFVEQYPNTARALVMAILEASRFIEASHENRRSTAQLLSAPEYLDAPLDCIEPRLLGDYADGLGNRWQDPHAMRFHGGGEVNFPYLSDGMWFMTQFRRWGLLRDDPDYLGVARQVQQLDLYREAATAVGVPARRQEMRSSQLIDGKVWDGSDPAGYARSFTLNAMSDSAPLLASR, from the coding sequence ATGAACGAACCATCAGCCGGCCCACTGGCCTGGGTCAATGGCAGCGATGCCCCGGAAAAAACCGCCATCAACCTCGGCTTCATGGCCCTGAGCGACTGCGCCTCGGTGGTGGTCGCGGCCACTCAGGGCTTCGCCCAACCGTACGGCCTGACCCTGAACCTCAAGCGCCAATCGTCCTGGGCCAACCTGCGCGACAAACTGGTCAGCGGCGAACTCGACGCCGCCCACAGCCTGTACGGCCTGATTTACGCCGTGCATCTGGGGATCGGCGGCGTAGCTTCCACCGACATGGCAGTGCTCATGGGTCTGAACCAGAACGGCCAGAGCATCAACCTCTCCCACAGTTTGCAGGCCTTGGGCGTGACCAGTCCTGAAGCACTTCACCTGCATGTGCACCAAAGTCGCCCAAAACTGACCTTCGCCCAGACATTTCCTACGGGCACCCACGCCATGTGGCTGTATTACTGGCTCGCGAGTCAGGGTATTCATCCATTGCAGGATGTCGACAGCGTGGTGGTGCCGCCGCCGCAAATGGTCGCGCACCTGCAAGCCGGGCGCATCGACGGTTTCTGCGTCGGCGAGCCCTGGGCGGCCAGTGCGGTGCAGCAGAATCTCGGGTTTACCATGGCCACCAGCCAGACACTCTGGCCCGATCACCCGGAAAAGGTCCTCGGCTGCACCCGCGCCTTTGTCGAGCAATACCCCAATACCGCACGGGCATTGGTGATGGCGATCCTCGAAGCCAGCCGATTCATCGAAGCCAGCCACGAAAATCGCCGCAGCACCGCGCAACTGTTGAGTGCGCCCGAGTATCTGGATGCACCGCTCGACTGCATCGAACCGCGCTTGCTCGGTGACTACGCCGATGGTTTGGGCAATCGCTGGCAAGACCCGCACGCCATGCGTTTCCACGGTGGTGGCGAGGTCAATTTTCCGTATCTGTCCGACGGTATGTGGTTCATGACCCAGTTCCGGCGCTGGGGTTTGTTGCGTGACGACCCGGATTACCTCGGCGTGGCCCGTCAGGTCCAGCAACTAGACTTATACCGTGAGGCCGCCACCGCTGTCGGCGTGCCCGCCCGGCGTCAGGAAATGCGCAGCAGTCAACTGATCGACGGCAAAGTCTGGGACGGCTCGGACCCGGCCGGCTATGCCCGCAGCTTTACGCTGAACGCCATGAGCGACAGCGCTCCCCTTCTCGCCAGCCGCTGA
- a CDS encoding quinone-dependent dihydroorotate dehydrogenase has product MYTLARQLLFKLSPETSHDLSLDLIGAGGRLGLNGLLCKAPAKLPVTVMGLEFPNPVGLAAGLDKNGAAIDGFAQLGFGFVEIGTITPRPQPGNPKPRIFRLPDAEAIINRMGFNNLGVDHLLARVAAAKYKGVLGINIGKNFDTPVERAVDDYLICLDKVYAHASYVTVNVSSPNTPGLRSLQFGDSLKQLLADLATRRAELALRHGKHVPLAIKIAPDMTDEETAQVAQALIETGMDAVIATNTTLSRVGVEGLEHGDEAGGLSGAPVRDKSTHTVKVLAAELAGRLPIIAVGGITEGKHAAEKIAAGASLVQLYSGFIYKGPALIRESVDAIAALR; this is encoded by the coding sequence ATGTACACCCTGGCCCGTCAGCTGTTGTTCAAACTTTCCCCGGAAACCTCCCACGATCTGTCCCTGGACCTGATCGGCGCGGGCGGGCGTTTGGGCCTCAACGGTCTGCTGTGCAAGGCACCGGCGAAACTGCCGGTGACAGTCATGGGCCTGGAGTTCCCGAACCCGGTGGGTTTGGCGGCCGGTCTGGACAAAAACGGTGCGGCAATCGATGGCTTTGCCCAATTGGGTTTCGGTTTTGTCGAAATCGGCACCATCACTCCGCGCCCGCAACCGGGCAACCCGAAACCACGGATTTTCCGCTTGCCGGACGCTGAGGCGATCATCAACCGCATGGGCTTCAACAACCTCGGCGTCGATCACTTGCTCGCTCGCGTGGCGGCGGCCAAGTACAAGGGCGTGCTGGGCATCAATATCGGCAAGAATTTCGATACACCGGTTGAGCGTGCGGTCGATGACTACCTGATCTGCTTGGACAAGGTCTATGCCCATGCCAGCTACGTGACGGTCAATGTCAGTTCGCCGAACACCCCGGGCCTGCGCAGCTTGCAATTCGGCGATTCGCTCAAGCAGTTGCTCGCCGACCTGGCCACGCGCCGGGCGGAACTGGCCCTGCGTCATGGCAAGCATGTTCCGCTGGCGATCAAGATCGCGCCGGACATGACCGACGAAGAAACCGCTCAAGTCGCCCAAGCGTTGATCGAAACCGGGATGGATGCGGTGATTGCCACCAACACCACCCTGAGCCGCGTTGGTGTCGAAGGCCTGGAACATGGTGACGAGGCGGGCGGGTTGTCCGGTGCACCGGTTCGTGACAAGAGCACTCACACGGTGAAGGTGCTGGCGGCGGAACTGGCCGGTCGCTTGCCGATCATCGCTGTGGGCGGCATCACCGAAGGCAAGCACGCGGCTGAGAAAATCGCCGCGGGTGCGAGTTTGGTGCAGCTTTACTCTGGCTTCATCTATAAGGGCCCGGCGCTGATTCGTGAATCGGTGGATGCCATCGCCGCGCTGCGCTAA
- the rmf gene encoding ribosome modulation factor: MRRLKRDPLERAFLRGYQYGVGGKSRELCPFTLPSVRQAWINGWREGRGDNWDGMTGTAGIHRLNELHAVG, from the coding sequence ATGAGAAGACTTAAGCGTGATCCGTTGGAAAGAGCATTTTTGCGCGGATATCAATATGGCGTTGGTGGTAAATCCCGTGAGCTTTGCCCTTTTACTCTACCGTCGGTACGCCAAGCCTGGATCAATGGCTGGCGAGAAGGACGCGGCGACAACTGGGACGGTATGACCGGCACTGCGGGAATCCACAGACTCAACGAACTTCACGCCGTCGGTTAA
- the rlmKL gene encoding bifunctional 23S rRNA (guanine(2069)-N(7))-methyltransferase RlmK/23S rRNA (guanine(2445)-N(2))-methyltransferase RlmL, whose protein sequence is MSDRFELFLTCPKGLEGLLIEEAVGLGLEEAREHTSAVRGMATMETAYRLCLWSRLANRVLLVLKRFPMKDAEDLYHGVLDIEWQDHMLNDGTLAVEFSGHGSGIDNTHFGALKVKDAIVDKLRTPQGDRPSIDKLNPDLRIHLRLDRGEAILSLDLSGHSLHQRGYRLQQGAAPLKENLAAAILIRSGWPRIAADGGALADPMCGVGTFLVEAAMIAADMAPNLRREQWGFTAWLGHVPALWKKLHEEATERAAAGLAKPPLWIRGYEADPRLIQPGRNNVERAGLSEWIKIYQGEVATFEPRPDQNQKGLVICNPPYGERLGDEASLLYLYQNLGERLRQACLNWEAAVFTGAPDLGKRMGIRSHKQYSFWNGALPCKLLLIKVTPDQFVTGERRTPEQRQIEREQAESDAPSNIEAPGKYEKYNKNGNPIKPAPVVIEQPRLSEGGQMFANRLQKNVKALGKWVKREGIDCYRVYDADMPEYSMAIDLYHDWVHVQEYAAPKSIDPEKASARMFDALAAIPQALNIDKNRVVVKRRERQSGTKQYERQSAQGKFNEVNEGGVKLLVNLTDYLDTGLFLDHRPMRMRIQKEAAGKRFLNLYCYTATASVHAAKGGARSTTSVDLSKTYLDWARRNLSLNGFSDKNRLEQGDVMAWLDACRDEYDLIFIDPPTFSNSKRMEGIFDVQRDQVQLIDLAMARLAPGGVLYFSNNFRKFQLEENLTERYAVEEITAQTIDPDFARNGKIHRAWKITAR, encoded by the coding sequence ATGTCCGATCGTTTCGAACTCTTCCTCACTTGCCCCAAAGGCCTTGAAGGCCTGCTCATCGAGGAAGCCGTCGGGCTTGGCCTTGAGGAAGCACGTGAGCACACCTCGGCTGTGCGCGGCATGGCCACCATGGAAACCGCCTATCGCCTGTGTCTGTGGTCGCGTCTGGCGAACCGCGTGCTGCTGGTGCTCAAGCGTTTCCCGATGAAGGACGCCGAAGACCTCTACCACGGCGTGCTGGATATCGAGTGGCAAGACCACATGCTCAACGATGGCACCCTGGCCGTCGAATTCAGCGGTCACGGTTCGGGTATCGACAACACGCACTTCGGCGCTTTGAAGGTCAAGGATGCGATCGTCGATAAACTGCGCACCCCGCAAGGCGATCGTCCGTCCATCGACAAGCTCAACCCCGACCTGCGCATTCACCTGCGCCTGGACCGTGGCGAAGCGATTTTGTCCCTCGACCTTTCCGGCCACAGCCTGCACCAGCGCGGTTACCGCTTGCAGCAGGGCGCGGCGCCGCTGAAGGAAAACCTCGCGGCGGCGATTCTGATCCGTTCCGGCTGGCCACGAATTGCCGCCGATGGCGGCGCGCTGGCTGACCCGATGTGCGGTGTCGGTACGTTCCTGGTCGAAGCGGCGATGATCGCCGCCGACATGGCGCCGAACCTGCGTCGCGAGCAATGGGGCTTCACCGCCTGGCTCGGTCACGTGCCGGCGCTGTGGAAAAAACTTCACGAAGAAGCCACCGAACGCGCCGCAGCCGGCCTGGCCAAGCCACCGCTGTGGATTCGCGGTTATGAAGCTGACCCACGCCTGATTCAACCGGGCCGCAATAACGTCGAACGTGCCGGCCTGAGCGAGTGGATCAAGATCTATCAGGGCGAAGTTGCGACATTCGAGCCGCGCCCGGACCAGAACCAGAAAGGTCTGGTGATCTGCAACCCTCCGTACGGCGAGCGTCTGGGCGATGAGGCGAGTCTGCTCTATCTCTACCAGAACCTCGGCGAACGTCTGCGTCAGGCGTGCCTGAACTGGGAAGCGGCGGTGTTCACCGGCGCCCCGGACTTGGGCAAGCGCATGGGTATCCGCAGCCACAAGCAGTATTCGTTCTGGAACGGTGCCTTGCCGTGCAAATTGCTGCTGATCAAGGTCACGCCGGACCAGTTCGTCACCGGCGAGCGTCGTACTCCGGAACAGCGCCAGATCGAGCGCGAACAGGCCGAGTCCGATGCGCCGTCGAACATCGAAGCGCCGGGCAAGTATGAGAAGTACAACAAGAACGGCAACCCGATCAAACCGGCCCCGGTGGTGATCGAGCAACCGCGCTTGAGCGAAGGCGGGCAGATGTTTGCCAACCGTCTGCAAAAGAACGTCAAGGCGCTGGGCAAGTGGGTCAAGCGTGAAGGCATTGACTGCTATCGTGTCTACGACGCCGACATGCCGGAATATTCCATGGCCATCGACCTGTATCACGATTGGGTCCACGTCCAGGAATACGCCGCACCGAAATCCATCGACCCGGAAAAAGCCTCGGCGCGGATGTTCGATGCCCTGGCGGCGATTCCGCAAGCGTTGAACATCGACAAGAACCGGGTGGTGGTCAAGCGTCGCGAGCGTCAGAGCGGCACCAAGCAGTACGAGCGTCAGAGCGCGCAGGGCAAGTTCAATGAGGTCAATGAAGGCGGCGTAAAGCTGCTGGTGAACCTCACCGACTACCTCGACACCGGGCTGTTCCTCGACCACCGGCCGATGCGCATGCGGATCCAGAAAGAAGCGGCCGGCAAGCGCTTCCTCAACCTGTATTGCTACACCGCGACGGCCAGCGTTCATGCAGCCAAGGGGGGCGCGCGCAGCACCACCAGCGTTGACCTGTCGAAAACCTATCTGGATTGGGCGCGTCGCAACCTGTCGCTGAACGGTTTCTCCGACAAGAACCGTCTGGAGCAGGGCGATGTGATGGCCTGGCTCGATGCCTGCCGTGACGAATATGACCTGATCTTCATCGACCCGCCGACCTTCTCCAACTCCAAGCGCATGGAAGGGATTTTCGACGTGCAGCGTGATCAGGTGCAGTTGATCGACCTGGCCATGGCACGTCTGGCGCCGGGCGGGGTGTTGTACTTCTCCAACAACTTCCGCAAGTTCCAGCTCGAGGAAAACCTCACCGAGCGTTATGCCGTTGAAGAAATCACCGCCCAGACCATCGATCCGGATTTCGCCCGTAATGGCAAGATCCACCGTGCGTGGAAGATCACTGCACGCTGA
- a CDS encoding GGDEF domain-containing protein, with amino-acid sequence MSLHAVRPKILGFIREDVSAWLVALLVLLVGGILTGLLAWATFNQFHQQLRQRFQLLASERYSRIEERFEDQAQRLDGLRRFFINSELVSREEFEGFAKSLLRRTQAYSWAPRVSGPERPLLERAVRAEGLSDFTFRELTVNGQLQPAAERDEYVPVLYTQTQSRLPAPLGYDLLAQSLRRSTLERADRNRNMAVSQPLHLVGVEPAYSRGVLLVAPVSRQNLVNTAPAGYVIAVISMRQLLGDGLPEENHDALSVRILDLSTDDQHEVLYESTNPAGASDLSSTRWLRLADHEYQVEMRPSAAFLAANHSSVNSQVILGGLLSLLLSVFLYVLVSQRQRALKMVEQRTRELHDREQELRGTHGQLRGVLDAATQVAIIATDLRGIISTFNAGAEQMLGYSSVQAVGHMTLENLHLPRELEARAAELSVRYGKPIPTCQAMLVERREKSGHEAREWTLIRHDGSHLTVNMLATPVLDEQGLWVGHLAICIDITERKRVHEALAARDLLLKKLSAHVPGGIYQFKMEFDGRFSVIYASDGIREIYELEPDVLLLNAEAVFARIHPQDTRRVRASIQASANTLSHWREEYRVQLPERGLRWVRGEATPEELPGGGVLWHGYISDISDLKRVEEELRALSVTDSLTGIHNRRYFQERLTTEMARVERGGGELSVIMLDIDHFKRINDQHGHAVGDRVLQAVCERIGGRLRRTDVFCRLGGEEFMVLCPDIDRAQAHVLAVELWQGLRSAPIDEVGTVTASFGIASWKAGEGADALLLRADSGVYAAKQAGRDRVEGQMS; translated from the coding sequence ATGTCGTTGCACGCCGTGCGCCCCAAGATCCTGGGTTTTATCCGCGAAGATGTTTCGGCCTGGCTGGTCGCGCTGCTGGTATTGCTGGTCGGCGGGATTCTCACGGGATTGCTGGCCTGGGCGACGTTCAATCAGTTTCATCAGCAACTGCGGCAACGTTTCCAGTTGCTCGCCAGTGAACGTTATAGCCGTATTGAAGAACGTTTCGAAGATCAGGCGCAGCGCCTCGATGGCCTGCGTCGGTTCTTTATCAATTCCGAATTGGTGTCCCGCGAGGAATTCGAAGGTTTCGCCAAATCGCTTTTGCGTCGTACTCAGGCCTACTCTTGGGCCCCCCGGGTTTCCGGCCCCGAACGTCCCTTGCTTGAACGCGCGGTGCGTGCAGAAGGCTTGAGCGATTTCACCTTTCGCGAACTCACCGTCAATGGCCAATTGCAACCGGCCGCGGAGCGGGACGAGTACGTACCGGTGCTTTACACCCAAACCCAAAGCCGACTGCCCGCGCCGCTGGGTTACGACTTGCTGGCTCAATCCCTGCGTCGTTCGACCCTGGAACGGGCCGATCGCAATCGCAATATGGCCGTGTCGCAACCGTTGCATCTGGTAGGCGTCGAGCCCGCCTATTCGCGTGGCGTGTTGCTGGTAGCGCCCGTCAGCCGTCAGAACCTTGTGAACACCGCACCCGCCGGCTATGTCATTGCAGTGATCAGCATGCGCCAGCTGTTGGGGGACGGGCTGCCGGAAGAAAATCATGACGCTCTCTCGGTGCGTATCCTCGACTTGTCCACCGATGATCAGCACGAGGTGTTGTACGAGTCGACCAACCCGGCGGGGGCCAGTGACTTGTCCTCCACGCGATGGCTACGCCTGGCCGACCATGAGTATCAAGTGGAGATGCGCCCCAGCGCCGCGTTCCTGGCAGCCAACCATTCCTCGGTGAACAGCCAGGTGATACTCGGCGGTTTGCTCAGCCTTCTGCTCAGTGTGTTTCTCTATGTGCTGGTCAGCCAGCGCCAGCGGGCACTGAAAATGGTGGAGCAGCGGACCCGGGAACTTCACGACCGTGAGCAAGAGTTACGCGGCACGCATGGCCAGTTGCGCGGTGTGCTGGATGCCGCGACTCAGGTGGCGATCATCGCTACCGACTTGCGCGGGATCATCAGCACGTTCAATGCCGGGGCAGAGCAAATGCTCGGTTATTCGAGCGTGCAGGCCGTGGGCCACATGACCCTGGAAAATCTGCACCTGCCACGGGAGCTCGAAGCGCGCGCGGCCGAACTGAGCGTGCGCTATGGCAAACCGATCCCGACGTGTCAGGCGATGTTGGTCGAGCGCAGGGAAAAGAGCGGTCACGAAGCGCGAGAATGGACGCTGATCCGCCACGATGGCAGTCATTTGACGGTGAACATGCTGGCGACCCCGGTCCTCGACGAGCAAGGTTTGTGGGTCGGGCACCTGGCGATCTGTATTGACATCACTGAGCGCAAACGCGTCCACGAGGCCCTGGCGGCACGGGACCTGTTGTTGAAGAAGCTCAGTGCCCATGTCCCTGGAGGAATTTACCAGTTCAAAATGGAATTCGATGGCCGCTTCAGCGTGATCTACGCCAGCGACGGTATCCGCGAGATCTACGAGCTCGAGCCGGATGTCCTGTTGCTCAATGCCGAAGCGGTATTCGCGCGGATCCATCCTCAGGACACGCGTCGGGTCCGCGCGTCGATCCAGGCATCGGCGAACACTCTCAGCCACTGGCGCGAGGAGTATCGCGTGCAACTGCCCGAGCGTGGTCTGCGCTGGGTCCGCGGCGAAGCGACTCCGGAAGAACTGCCCGGTGGCGGTGTGCTGTGGCATGGCTACATTTCGGACATCTCCGACCTCAAGCGCGTGGAAGAAGAATTACGCGCACTGTCGGTAACCGACTCCCTGACGGGAATCCACAACCGTCGTTACTTCCAGGAGCGCCTGACCACCGAAATGGCCCGGGTTGAGCGCGGCGGTGGCGAGTTGTCGGTGATCATGCTCGACATCGATCACTTCAAGCGCATCAACGACCAGCATGGTCATGCCGTGGGTGATCGGGTATTGCAAGCCGTGTGCGAGCGCATTGGTGGTCGCCTGCGGCGCACTGATGTGTTCTGTCGCCTGGGCGGCGAAGAATTCATGGTGCTCTGCCCGGATATCGACCGCGCACAGGCGCATGTGCTGGCTGTAGAGTTGTGGCAAGGGTTGCGCAGTGCGCCAATCGACGAGGTCGGAACCGTCACCGCGAGTTTCGGGATTGCCAGCTGGAAGGCCGGAGAGGGCGCGGATGCGTTGTTGCTGCGGGCTGACTCAGGGGTGTATGCGGCGAAACAGGCGGGACGGGATAGGGTTGAGGGGCAGATGAGCTAG
- the dacB gene encoding D-alanyl-D-alanine carboxypeptidase/D-alanyl-D-alanine-endopeptidase, whose translation MINSLRPLLLASLLLPLALPVSAASINTALSPNVEKALKASKLQDSALSLVMIPLNGPGTPTIHNADVSVNPASTMKLVTTYAALEMLGPNHQWKTEFYTDGTLSGGILNGNLYLKGGGDPKLNMEKLWLLMRDLRANGVTQVTGDLVLDRGFFVQPQLPEFNDDGNDENKPFLVKPDALLVNLKALRFVARNDSGKVLVSVEPPIASIRIDNQVKVLNSKQCTGGVRYNPVPQADGSVTVTVGGQLGEGCSSQTYLSLLDHATYTAGAVRAIWKELGGSIQGQDRLAPTPSNAKVLARAYSPDLAEIIRDINKYSNNTMAQQLFLSLGQKFRTDADGDDAKAAQRVVRQWLARKGITAPHLVMENGSGLSRAERVSAREMAAMLQAAWHSPYSAEFISSMPIAGTDGTMRKRLKTTAMRGEAHVKTGTLNTVRAISGFSRDINGNTWAVVAILNDKAPFGASSVLDQVLLDLYRQPKLPETASVL comes from the coding sequence ATGATCAACTCTTTGCGTCCATTGCTGCTGGCCAGTCTTCTTCTGCCCCTGGCCCTCCCCGTTTCCGCTGCTTCGATCAACACCGCCCTGTCGCCCAACGTCGAAAAGGCTCTCAAGGCCAGCAAACTGCAGGACAGTGCCCTGTCGCTGGTGATGATCCCGCTCAACGGCCCGGGCACCCCAACCATTCATAATGCTGACGTTTCGGTTAACCCGGCCTCGACCATGAAGCTGGTGACCACGTACGCCGCGCTGGAAATGCTCGGCCCGAACCACCAGTGGAAAACCGAGTTCTACACCGATGGCACCCTCAGCGGTGGCATCCTCAACGGCAACCTCTACCTCAAGGGTGGCGGCGATCCGAAGCTGAACATGGAAAAACTCTGGCTGCTGATGCGCGATTTGCGCGCCAACGGCGTAACCCAGGTCACCGGTGACCTGGTGCTGGACCGCGGCTTCTTCGTGCAACCGCAACTGCCTGAATTCAACGACGACGGCAATGACGAGAACAAACCGTTCCTGGTCAAACCCGACGCGCTGCTGGTCAACCTCAAGGCCCTGCGCTTCGTGGCCCGCAACGACTCGGGCAAGGTTCTGGTGTCGGTCGAGCCGCCGATTGCCAGCATCCGCATCGACAATCAGGTCAAGGTGCTCAACTCCAAGCAATGCACCGGTGGGGTGCGTTACAACCCGGTGCCCCAGGCTGATGGCAGCGTCACCGTGACCGTCGGTGGCCAGTTGGGCGAAGGTTGCAGTTCCCAGACCTATCTGTCGCTGCTCGATCACGCGACCTACACCGCCGGCGCTGTGCGGGCAATCTGGAAGGAATTGGGCGGCAGCATCCAGGGCCAGGATCGTCTGGCACCGACGCCGAGCAACGCCAAGGTACTGGCGCGGGCCTATTCGCCAGACCTGGCGGAAATCATTCGCGACATCAACAAATACAGTAACAACACCATGGCTCAGCAGTTGTTCCTGAGCCTGGGCCAGAAATTCCGCACTGATGCCGACGGTGACGACGCCAAGGCGGCCCAGCGCGTGGTGCGTCAGTGGCTGGCGAGGAAAGGCATCACCGCGCCGCATCTGGTGATGGAAAACGGCTCCGGCCTCTCCCGCGCCGAGCGAGTGAGTGCCCGTGAAATGGCTGCGATGTTGCAAGCCGCCTGGCACAGCCCGTATTCCGCCGAGTTCATCAGCTCGATGCCGATTGCCGGCACCGACGGCACCATGCGCAAACGCCTGAAGACTACCGCGATGCGCGGTGAAGCCCACGTCAAGACGGGCACTCTTAACACCGTGCGCGCCATCTCCGGCTTCAGTCGCGACATCAATGGCAATACCTGGGCGGTGGTGGCGATCCTCAACGACAAGGCACCGTTTGGCGCTTCCTCGGTGCTGGATCAGGTGCTGCTGGACCTGTACCGCCAGCCGAAACTGCCGGAAACGGCTTCGGTGTTGTAA
- a CDS encoding YggL family protein → MATNRSQRLRKKLCVDEFQELGFELNLDFKEDLADEAIDAFLDAFLKEAMEANGLGYVGGDDFGLVCLQKRGSVSEEQRAAVEAWLKGRSELTEATVSPLIDVWYPEKPINPVA, encoded by the coding sequence ATGGCGACTAACCGTTCCCAGCGTCTGCGCAAAAAACTGTGCGTCGATGAATTTCAAGAGCTGGGTTTCGAACTGAACCTGGATTTCAAAGAAGATTTGGCTGATGAAGCCATTGATGCTTTCCTCGACGCGTTCCTGAAAGAAGCCATGGAAGCCAACGGTCTGGGCTATGTGGGCGGCGACGACTTCGGTCTGGTTTGCCTGCAGAAGCGTGGCTCGGTTTCCGAAGAGCAGCGTGCCGCTGTTGAAGCCTGGCTCAAAGGCCGCAGCGAACTGACCGAAGCAACCGTCAGCCCGCTGATCGACGTCTGGTACCCGGAAAAGCCGATCAATCCGGTAGCTTGA
- a CDS encoding benzoate/H(+) symporter BenE family transporter yields the protein MTDATHTQLRPLTDTSPSAIVAGFIAMMTGYTSSLVLMFQAGQAAGLTSGQISSWIWAISIGMAVCSIGLSLRYRTPITIAWSTPGAALLITSLGGVSYGEAIGAYITCAVLVTICGLTGSFERLVKKIPASLAAALLAGILFKIGSEIFVAAQHRTALVLGMFFTYLVVKRLSPRYAVLAALLIGTALSGFMGLLDFSGFHLEVAMPVWTTPHFSLAATISIGIPLFVVAMTSQNMPGIAVLRADGYNVPASPLITTTGIASLLLAPFGSHGINLAAISAAICTGPHAHEDRNKRYTAAVWCGIFYGIAGVFGATLAALFAALPKELVLSIAALALFGSIINGLSIAMAQVQEREAALITFMVTASGLTLFSIGSAFWGIVAGVLTLLILNWRKS from the coding sequence ATGACCGACGCCACGCACACGCAGCTTCGTCCCCTGACGGACACATCACCCTCGGCCATCGTCGCCGGGTTCATCGCCATGATGACCGGCTACACCAGCTCACTGGTGCTGATGTTCCAGGCCGGGCAAGCGGCGGGCCTGACCAGCGGGCAGATTTCGTCATGGATCTGGGCGATCTCCATTGGCATGGCAGTGTGCTCGATCGGCTTGTCCCTGCGCTACCGCACCCCGATCACCATCGCCTGGTCGACCCCCGGCGCAGCATTGCTGATCACCAGCCTGGGCGGCGTCAGCTACGGCGAGGCCATCGGCGCCTACATCACTTGTGCAGTGCTGGTGACCATTTGCGGCCTGACCGGCAGTTTCGAACGGCTGGTGAAAAAGATTCCGGCCTCATTAGCGGCGGCATTGCTGGCGGGGATTCTGTTCAAGATCGGCAGCGAGATTTTCGTCGCCGCCCAGCACCGTACTGCGCTGGTCCTGGGGATGTTCTTCACGTATCTGGTGGTCAAACGCCTGTCGCCCCGCTACGCCGTGCTCGCCGCGCTGTTGATCGGCACCGCGCTGTCGGGGTTTATGGGTTTGCTGGATTTCAGTGGCTTCCACCTCGAAGTCGCGATGCCGGTCTGGACCACGCCCCATTTCTCCCTGGCCGCGACCATCAGCATCGGCATTCCACTGTTCGTGGTGGCGATGACCTCGCAAAACATGCCGGGCATCGCCGTATTGCGCGCCGACGGCTACAACGTGCCGGCCTCACCACTGATCACCACCACCGGCATCGCCTCGTTGCTGTTGGCGCCGTTCGGCTCCCATGGGATCAACCTGGCCGCCATCAGCGCGGCTATCTGCACCGGGCCGCATGCCCATGAGGATCGCAACAAGCGCTACACCGCAGCCGTCTGGTGCGGGATTTTCTACGGGATTGCCGGAGTGTTCGGCGCGACGCTGGCAGCGTTGTTCGCCGCATTGCCTAAAGAGCTGGTGCTGTCGATTGCCGCGCTGGCGCTATTCGGCTCGATCATTAATGGGTTGAGCATTGCCATGGCGCAAGTGCAGGAACGGGAAGCAGCGCTGATTACCTTTATGGTGACTGCGTCGGGGTTGACGCTGTTTTCCATCGGTTCGGCGTTTTGGGGGATTGTCGCGGGGGTGTTGACCTTGCTGATCTTGAACTGGCGTAAAAGCTGA